A genomic segment from Aegilops tauschii subsp. strangulata cultivar AL8/78 chromosome 1, Aet v6.0, whole genome shotgun sequence encodes:
- the LOC109741891 gene encoding uncharacterized protein At4g15970, with protein MGSLHDGARVSHSVSFLLGALLPTVLLFFLASDRLGEKLASISIPSLGNQNGPAHQQMSHANLISTHGSAQEKEVRAFPGLAELLPKVATDDRTVIITSVNEAWAAPGSLLDLFRGSFRDGEGIAHLLNHTLIVAVDAAAYRHCRRVHPHCYLLEAEATAMNLSSASDFMSDAYLELVWAKLELQQCVLQLGHNFLFTDVDVVWLRDPFRHIGVHADMAVSCDIYSGDADALDGNWPNTGFYYVKATGRTVEMMRRWRAARWRFPRDHEQAVFNQIKHELASADGGLRLRFQFLDTARFGGFCRLFRNDMARACTMHATCCFGLGKKLSDLRDVLRQWNNYSAMTPPERRNAKSAGWRVPAKCGTPDKRAPPGPGS; from the exons ATGGGCAGCCTGCACGACGGCGCCAGGGTCAGCCACTCGGTATCGTTCCTCCTCGGAGCTCTTCTCCCCACCGTGCTGCTCTTCTTCCTCGCCTCCGACCGGCTCGGCGAGAAGCTGGCAAGCATCTCAATCCCAAGCTTGGGGAATCAGAATGGACCAGCTCATCAGCAGATGAGCCATGCCAACCTCATCTCTACTCATGGTTCAGCTCAAGAAAAG gAGGTGAGAGCATTCCCGGGGCTGGCGGAGCTGCTGCCCAAGGTGGCGACGGACGACCGCACGGTGATCATCACGTCGGTGAACGAGGCGTGGGCGGCGCCGGGGTCGCTGCTGGACCTCTTCCGCGGAAGCTTCCGCGACGGCGAGGGCATCGCGCACCTCCTCAACCACACGCTCATCGTCGCCGTCGACGCCGCCGCGTACCGCCACTGCCGGCGCGTGCACCCGCACTGCTACCTCCTCGAGGCCGAGGCGACGGCCATGAACCTCAGCTCCGCCAGCGACTTCATGAGCGACGCCTACCTGGAGCTCGTGTGGGCCAAGCTGGAGCTGCAGCAGTGCGTCCTCCAGCTCGGCCACAACTTCCTCTTCACGGACGTGGACGTGGTGTGGCTCCGGGACCCGTTCCGGCACATCGGGGTGCACGCGGACATGGCCGTGTCCTGCGACATCTACTCCGGCGACGCCGACGCGCTCGACGGCAACTGGCCCAACACGGGCTTCTACTACGTCAAGGCGACGGGGCGGACGGTGGAGATGATGCGGCGGTGGCGGGCGGCGCGGTGGCGGTTCCCTAGGGACCACGAGCAGGCCGTCTTCAACCAGATCAAGCACGAGCTGGCCTCCGCCGACGGCGGCCTGCGGCTGCGGTTCCAGTTCCTCGACACGGCCCGCTTCGGCGGATTCTGCCGGCTGTTCCGCAACGACATGGCCAGGGCGTGCACCATGCACGCCACCTGCTGCTTCGGCCTGGGGAAGAAGTTGAGCGATCTCCGGGACGTGCTCCGGCAGTGGAACAACTACTCGGCCATGACGCCGCCGGAGAGGAGGAATGCCAAGTCCGCCGGGTGGCGCGTCCCGGCCAAGTGCGGGACGCCTGACAAGAGGGCGCCGCCGGGGCCGGGGTCCTGA